One genomic window of Pseudomonas chlororaphis subsp. piscium includes the following:
- a CDS encoding Lrp/AsnC family transcriptional regulator, whose product MDRIDQKILAELQADGRLSVTELAERVGLSLSPCHRRVRALEESGVIQGYRAQLSPSALGLTFSAMVFATLREGDHQAVAAFEAALVPIPQIVEAQRLFGEPDYLLHVITRDLPAFQQLYDDRLSKLPNVQRLTSTLVMKRVIQDRSLPL is encoded by the coding sequence ATGGACAGAATTGATCAGAAGATTCTTGCCGAGTTGCAGGCGGACGGGCGTTTGTCGGTGACCGAACTGGCGGAGCGGGTCGGCCTCAGCCTGTCGCCGTGCCATCGCCGCGTGCGGGCCCTGGAGGAGTCGGGGGTGATCCAGGGCTATCGCGCCCAGCTCTCGCCCAGTGCCCTGGGCCTGACGTTTTCGGCGATGGTGTTTGCCACGCTGCGCGAAGGCGACCACCAGGCGGTTGCCGCCTTCGAAGCGGCGCTGGTGCCCATCCCGCAGATCGTCGAGGCGCAACGGCTGTTTGGCGAGCCGGACTATCTGCTGCACGTGATCACCCGCGACCTGCCGGCCTTCCAGCAGCTTTACGATGATCGCCTGTCCAAACTGCCCAACGTCCAGCGCCTGACCTCGAC